In Chitinophaga nivalis, a single genomic region encodes these proteins:
- a CDS encoding T9SS type A sorting domain-containing protein, with amino-acid sequence MKISTYPLTVAGLLCLLVTSSLLLFSSGKASAQKIYASSQANQVNGLCLICGVADPNNAVGSNENDYSTFNISLGLPGVSVEQTLIFPSASTGSCDSLFVGIGSGNALLSVSLFGGVTVQTWNGNTPNNDLRVLSADIVRLLNNNTRAEIHLKPGVAFDRVKLTLNSGLLGLLQNFRLYYASKRTITPPPTPVITPAASGIYRGESVTLSVSPITGTSIFWYSSRTGVNAIALGNSYVATPDSSTTYAALALRDGCPSPLGFATVIVAQHRPAAPNASSLSTEDIAGKQTLQVFPNPTTGLLQINGEKNLSGGIITLIDLQGKTLFRQPLRSNTIQLPTSIPEGTYLLQVYTTDHRRLATKIVINR; translated from the coding sequence ATGAAAATTTCTACTTATCCGTTGACGGTAGCGGGTTTACTATGCCTGTTGGTAACGTCATCTCTTTTACTTTTCTCTTCCGGCAAGGCCAGCGCTCAAAAAATATATGCCAGCAGCCAGGCAAATCAGGTAAATGGCCTTTGTCTTATATGTGGTGTTGCTGACCCCAATAATGCAGTTGGTTCCAACGAAAATGATTACTCTACCTTCAACATCAGCCTGGGACTACCCGGTGTGAGTGTGGAGCAGACACTTATTTTTCCATCTGCCAGCACTGGCAGCTGTGATTCCCTGTTTGTGGGCATCGGCAGTGGTAATGCCCTTTTGTCTGTCAGCCTCTTTGGTGGTGTAACCGTACAGACCTGGAATGGAAACACGCCTAATAATGATCTGCGGGTATTATCAGCAGACATTGTGCGGCTGCTCAACAACAATACCCGTGCGGAAATACACCTGAAACCAGGCGTAGCATTTGACCGGGTGAAGCTGACATTGAACAGCGGGCTATTGGGACTCTTACAGAATTTCCGGTTGTACTATGCCAGCAAACGGACGATCACGCCTCCTCCTACACCGGTTATTACACCAGCAGCCAGTGGTATTTACCGGGGTGAAAGCGTGACGCTCTCTGTTTCACCAATAACAGGTACCAGTATTTTCTGGTATTCCAGCAGAACCGGCGTTAATGCGATCGCACTCGGCAACTCCTATGTAGCTACCCCGGATTCCAGCACTACCTATGCAGCCCTGGCACTGAGAGACGGATGTCCAAGTCCGCTTGGATTTGCTACCGTAATCGTTGCCCAGCATCGTCCGGCAGCGCCTAATGCAAGTAGTCTTTCCACAGAAGATATCGCCGGCAAACAGACGTTACAGGTATTCCCGAATCCAACTACGGGTCTGCTGCAGATCAATGGTGAAAAGAACCTGAGTGGCGGCATTATCACCTTAATAGATCTGCAAGGCAAGACGCTGTTCCGTCAGCCATTGCGTTCCAACACCATCCAGTTGCCAACCAGTATACCGGAAGGTACTTACCTGCTACAGGTATATACCACCGATCACCGTCGTCTGGCTACCAAGATTGTAATAAACCGATAA
- a CDS encoding TonB-dependent receptor — translation MAAQDALPSARRQLEEVIVVAEKKEINLQKIPMAVTALNARQIQDYRLWSVKDITALSPNLFFSNIGDERPYMTIRGVGANSSTMGVAMFVDDIPQTSMQNAFSVINDVDKIEILRGPQGTIYGRNAIGGVINLYTKMPANHINGYAEVSVGNYGTQRYSAGINGPIKKDKLFFKLSAFYNDRNGYITNDHDGQTFDHYTGYGVSGALQYKPSAAWDIYLNFNSYMNKNKGAYPYAANDSLAFSRPYTTNQNVNTWVHQSSVQPSLKISYTGSQLSFKSITSFQRGRFIATGLMDGDYTPYDLTTFQYLKLPDNNYRDNLSQEFRLSNNAQPDSKWKWMTGLLYVSEKSPTQYQYGIGKDARSFDPNAPYTLILNSRSDFNIGSAFAQASYQLTPHIEVTGGLRYDVEWKKFSNNQLFRKEGIPDQVMAKDSTRKATFESLSPKLNISWQAATGVKAYVAYSRGFRAGGFNEQTTNPAYINYDAEKSDNYELGVKTTTLDNKLRINVALFYIHWFDMQTLALIPGTGNQQVTLNTGKANNYGVEAEMTWLAAKGLQVNYNFGYNHARYKNLPLPDGAGMKEYKDNHVFLSPDYTSMLAVQYTKRVSEKKNAAQLMAMAEWQNIGTIYFDLKNTIRQSPYNLVNFKLGCAFSGFEVSAWIRNAFQQHYLSFGYSQNGSFVLLGNPRTFGLTTRVNF, via the coding sequence GTGGCTGCACAGGACGCGCTTCCATCAGCCAGACGGCAACTGGAAGAAGTGATTGTAGTAGCAGAAAAAAAGGAGATCAATCTCCAAAAGATCCCGATGGCAGTTACCGCGTTGAACGCGCGGCAAATACAGGACTACCGCTTATGGTCCGTAAAAGACATTACCGCCCTCTCTCCCAACCTCTTTTTCTCCAATATCGGTGACGAAAGACCTTATATGACGATCCGGGGGGTAGGCGCCAACAGTTCTACCATGGGCGTGGCCATGTTTGTGGATGATATTCCTCAGACCAGCATGCAGAATGCATTTTCCGTTATCAACGATGTAGACAAAATCGAAATCCTGCGCGGGCCACAGGGTACTATTTACGGCCGAAATGCGATCGGGGGTGTTATCAACCTGTATACGAAAATGCCGGCCAATCATATCAATGGGTATGCGGAAGTAAGTGTAGGCAACTATGGTACCCAACGTTACAGCGCCGGTATTAACGGGCCGATAAAAAAGGATAAACTGTTCTTCAAGCTATCGGCTTTCTATAACGACAGAAACGGATATATTACCAATGATCATGATGGCCAGACCTTCGATCACTACACCGGCTATGGCGTTTCCGGTGCCCTGCAATACAAGCCATCAGCTGCATGGGATATCTATCTCAACTTCAACAGCTATATGAACAAGAACAAAGGCGCCTATCCCTATGCCGCCAATGATAGTCTGGCTTTCTCCCGCCCCTATACCACCAATCAGAACGTAAATACCTGGGTACATCAGAGCAGCGTACAACCTTCTCTGAAAATCAGCTACACGGGCAGCCAGCTTTCCTTCAAAAGCATTACCTCCTTCCAGCGCGGCCGTTTCATTGCCACGGGCCTGATGGATGGCGACTATACCCCTTACGACCTCACTACCTTCCAATACCTGAAGTTGCCGGATAACAACTACCGGGATAACCTCTCGCAGGAATTCAGGTTAAGCAATAACGCTCAGCCAGACAGTAAATGGAAGTGGATGACCGGACTGCTGTACGTTTCGGAGAAAAGCCCGACACAATATCAATATGGTATCGGTAAAGATGCGCGTAGCTTCGATCCCAACGCTCCCTATACCCTCATACTCAATTCCCGCAGCGATTTCAACATAGGTTCAGCTTTTGCACAGGCCAGCTATCAGCTGACGCCCCACATTGAAGTAACTGGCGGCCTGCGTTATGATGTAGAATGGAAAAAATTCTCCAACAACCAGTTATTCCGCAAGGAAGGTATACCCGATCAGGTGATGGCGAAAGACAGCACCCGTAAAGCCACCTTTGAATCGTTGTCGCCCAAACTAAATATCTCCTGGCAGGCTGCCACCGGGGTAAAGGCCTATGTTGCCTATAGCCGGGGCTTCCGGGCCGGCGGTTTCAATGAGCAAACCACCAATCCTGCCTATATCAATTACGATGCAGAAAAAAGTGACAACTATGAACTGGGCGTAAAAACCACCACGTTGGACAACAAGTTACGGATCAACGTAGCCTTGTTCTACATCCACTGGTTCGACATGCAAACGCTGGCGCTTATACCCGGCACCGGTAACCAGCAGGTGACCCTGAATACCGGCAAAGCCAATAACTATGGCGTAGAAGCCGAAATGACGTGGCTGGCAGCCAAAGGCCTGCAGGTAAATTATAACTTCGGATATAACCATGCCCGTTATAAAAATCTGCCGCTGCCCGATGGAGCCGGTATGAAGGAATACAAAGACAATCATGTGTTTCTGTCACCGGACTATACGTCTATGCTGGCTGTACAATATACCAAACGGGTATCTGAAAAGAAAAATGCCGCTCAGCTGATGGCGATGGCCGAATGGCAAAATATAGGCACCATCTATTTTGACCTGAAAAATACCATCCGGCAATCACCTTACAACCTGGTCAACTTTAAACTGGGATGTGCTTTCTCCGGATTTGAAGTAAGTGCCTGGATCAGGAACGCCTTCCAGCAGCATTACCTCTCTTTTGGCTATAGTCAGAATGGCAGCTTTGTGTTACTGGGTAATCCCCGGACATTTGGCCTCACCACCCGGGTTAACTTTTAA
- a CDS encoding GNAT family N-acetyltransferase, translating into MQSNIHDQRLVEKWLTGWSLSRHSPLPVKNGAAFRVDVGWPQQKTRYVFPRFVDEFIHLAHTITEPWVFLKVCAAPEVISSRMPSQWVIQPPGFLMTCSLPMSAKNIGLPDGYLLAMKEEAPAFIVKILTIEGDTAATGRLVFVDDIVVYDRIETVPEHRRKGLATIVLLALENLALSRGITTGVLVATEAGKALYETLGWEVYSLYTSVVIPGREESGNSLG; encoded by the coding sequence ATGCAATCAAATATTCACGACCAACGCCTTGTTGAAAAGTGGCTTACCGGCTGGTCTTTATCCCGTCATTCACCCTTACCTGTTAAAAATGGTGCTGCGTTCCGCGTCGATGTGGGATGGCCACAACAAAAGACACGTTATGTCTTCCCTCGTTTCGTAGATGAATTTATCCACCTGGCCCATACCATTACTGAGCCGTGGGTTTTCCTGAAAGTATGCGCCGCTCCGGAGGTTATCAGCAGTCGTATGCCATCCCAATGGGTGATACAACCACCCGGCTTCCTGATGACTTGTTCCTTACCTATGTCAGCCAAAAACATTGGCTTACCAGATGGGTATTTACTAGCCATGAAAGAGGAGGCGCCGGCATTTATCGTAAAAATCCTGACTATCGAAGGCGATACTGCCGCTACGGGCCGACTCGTTTTCGTGGACGACATTGTGGTGTATGATCGCATAGAAACGGTTCCGGAACATCGTCGCAAAGGACTGGCGACTATTGTGCTGCTGGCCCTTGAAAACCTGGCGCTTTCCAGGGGTATCACAACGGGCGTACTGGTAGCTACGGAAGCAGGTAAAGCGCTGTATGAAACGCTGGGTTGGGAGGTGTATTCCTTGTATACGTCGGTGGTGATTCCGGGGAGGGAGGAAAGTGGAAATAGTCTTGGGTAG
- a CDS encoding discoidin domain-containing protein, translated as MKPLYMFRLLPLLFIPLLIASPAGAQTGTSAWVKTGSNGKLVYTPDTKGNTIPDFSTVGYHSGEKPIPDVPVVKTISPVSGDNLAHIQAAIDDVAALPLKNGFRGALLLKKGTYSISNTLRVSASGIVLRGEGRGAADTRLVATRTAQHTLITVSGAGKPTETAGTRKGITDNYVPIGAKSFNVESAAGFAAGDRIRLVKTPNDAWISLLGMAPYGWTTGAYTMHYFRTITAISGNKVTVDAPVVDPIDKTYGTGAIYKYTWPQQITEVGIENMRIESAYAAEEDENHGWTAITISNTENAWVRGVDAYYFGYGNVGVLGGSLRVTVIDCKMIDPKSQAVGGRKYPFLIDDGQLVLVRNCHARNGRHDYVTGSSTPGPNAFVHNTSELQRADNGPHHRWATGVLYDNVSGNGDLHVQNRKASGSGHGWAGSQCVFWNCTGRKFIVQQAPQHYNWAIGCKGIVTADGNWHDGNPGVWESINTFVSPQSLYEKQLEDRLGNVVPPCEAVAASSNDGNVPANVLDNNLNTRWSARGNGEWIQFCLNDTVAVSRVDIAFYNGNTRKSSFDIWVGLDGQTWTTAVAGRQSSGTSLALESFTFAAKTGRYVRIVGHGNNLNDWNSYTEVAINPSGAALNATSNTPEEKMEVPFRVYPNPFQEDITVSFHLKEGGQTQLGLYDLGGKTINIPIMQYLQAGSHQLTLTCKQVPAGMYVLRMTHKGKTSSRKISKL; from the coding sequence ATGAAACCCTTATACATGTTCCGGCTACTGCCGTTGCTATTTATCCCGCTGCTCATTGCTTCGCCGGCGGGCGCCCAAACGGGTACTTCTGCCTGGGTGAAAACCGGCAGCAATGGAAAACTGGTATATACACCCGATACAAAGGGTAATACCATTCCCGATTTCAGCACGGTAGGATACCACTCCGGTGAAAAACCAATACCGGATGTACCCGTGGTAAAAACTATCAGCCCTGTTTCCGGCGATAACCTGGCGCATATCCAGGCAGCTATTGATGATGTAGCCGCACTCCCTTTAAAAAACGGTTTCCGGGGAGCGCTGCTGCTGAAAAAAGGCACTTACTCCATCAGCAATACCTTACGCGTCAGCGCGAGTGGTATTGTACTGAGAGGAGAAGGCAGGGGAGCGGCAGATACACGGCTTGTTGCCACCCGCACCGCCCAGCATACGCTCATTACCGTGAGTGGAGCAGGTAAACCTACAGAGACTGCCGGTACACGTAAAGGAATTACCGACAATTATGTACCCATCGGCGCTAAAAGTTTTAATGTAGAATCGGCAGCGGGTTTTGCTGCAGGCGACCGTATCCGGTTAGTAAAAACGCCCAACGATGCCTGGATCTCCCTGTTGGGTATGGCGCCCTATGGCTGGACGACCGGCGCCTATACGATGCATTACTTCCGTACGATTACCGCTATATCCGGCAACAAAGTGACGGTAGACGCACCGGTAGTAGACCCTATCGACAAAACCTATGGTACCGGAGCCATTTATAAATACACCTGGCCGCAGCAAATAACGGAGGTCGGCATCGAAAACATGCGGATAGAATCGGCCTACGCAGCGGAGGAAGATGAGAACCACGGCTGGACGGCCATTACTATCAGCAATACAGAGAATGCCTGGGTAAGAGGCGTGGATGCCTATTATTTCGGGTATGGTAATGTGGGCGTTCTGGGTGGTTCCTTAAGGGTGACTGTCATTGATTGCAAAATGATAGATCCGAAATCGCAAGCCGTCGGTGGCAGGAAATATCCCTTCCTGATAGACGATGGACAACTGGTGCTGGTCAGGAATTGCCACGCGCGCAACGGCCGGCATGACTATGTGACCGGTAGCTCCACCCCGGGGCCCAACGCTTTTGTCCACAACACTTCCGAGTTGCAACGGGCCGATAATGGACCGCATCACCGCTGGGCTACCGGGGTGCTCTATGATAACGTAAGCGGTAACGGCGACCTGCACGTGCAGAACCGCAAGGCATCCGGTTCCGGTCACGGGTGGGCCGGATCTCAATGTGTATTCTGGAACTGCACCGGCCGGAAATTCATTGTGCAACAGGCGCCCCAGCATTACAACTGGGCAATAGGTTGTAAAGGGATCGTTACAGCCGATGGCAATTGGCATGATGGAAATCCGGGTGTATGGGAATCCATCAATACTTTTGTCTCACCACAAAGCCTGTACGAAAAACAGCTGGAAGACCGCCTTGGAAATGTAGTCCCACCATGTGAAGCTGTTGCTGCCAGCTCTAACGATGGAAATGTACCGGCCAATGTACTGGACAACAACCTGAACACACGCTGGTCTGCGCGTGGTAACGGAGAGTGGATACAGTTTTGTCTGAACGATACGGTAGCAGTGAGCCGCGTGGACATCGCGTTTTATAATGGCAATACCCGTAAATCCAGCTTCGACATATGGGTAGGACTGGATGGCCAGACCTGGACTACTGCCGTAGCAGGCCGGCAAAGCAGTGGCACTTCGCTTGCCCTGGAGTCTTTTACCTTTGCCGCTAAAACAGGCAGATATGTCCGGATCGTTGGGCATGGTAATAACCTGAACGATTGGAATAGTTATACAGAAGTAGCGATCAATCCATCCGGAGCTGCGTTGAATGCAACCAGCAATACACCCGAAGAAAAGATGGAGGTCCCGTTTCGGGTGTATCCGAATCCTTTTCAGGAAGATATAACAGTAAGCTTTCACCTGAAAGAAGGTGGACAAACACAGTTAGGACTTTACGATCTGGGAGGCAAAACAATCAATATTCCCATCATGCAATACCTGCAGGCAGGAAGTCATCAATTAACGCTGACATGTAAGCAGGTGCCGGCCGGTATGTACGTGCTGCGTATGACGCATAAGGGGAAAACGAGCAGCAGGAAGATATCTAAATTGTAA
- a CDS encoding helix-turn-helix transcriptional regulator encodes MKQQIYTSDLKDLILQNTYPLNYCSEEGITEREILIRQPFGESLLREIFFEDVFISYGNMQLQRTTLLHTEIDFETVTLHFSLDGGSLSRFAGQQTPFTSFDSNVHNIIYTPYYQGQLELEQHSNISMLEINMSPAFFRRIAPAGFYLFNDFHAAIHHKRPAVLRKQNLPITPQMLWTIKQLMGCNRKGLLKRLFLEARIIDLFMMQVEQFELYGDTAVTTTLSKKDLPKIHYARHLLLEHLQQPLSIMELARSAGINDFKLKKGFKEVFGTTVFGFVHETRMQHAKEKLLDGEMNISEVADYTGYKNRTHFTTAFKKHFGFLPSELRK; translated from the coding sequence ATGAAACAGCAAATCTATACCAGCGATTTAAAGGATCTTATACTACAAAATACTTATCCCCTGAACTATTGCAGCGAAGAAGGGATCACCGAGCGGGAAATTTTAATCAGACAACCTTTTGGAGAGTCATTGTTGCGGGAAATCTTTTTTGAAGATGTATTTATCAGCTATGGTAATATGCAGCTGCAGCGAACCACCCTCCTGCATACGGAGATTGATTTTGAAACCGTTACCCTGCACTTTAGCCTCGATGGGGGCTCTCTTAGCCGGTTTGCAGGACAACAGACGCCTTTTACGTCGTTTGACAGCAACGTGCATAATATCATTTATACACCTTACTATCAGGGGCAGCTGGAGCTGGAGCAACATAGTAATATCAGTATGCTGGAGATAAATATGAGTCCGGCTTTTTTCAGAAGAATCGCACCGGCCGGTTTTTATCTCTTTAACGATTTTCATGCAGCTATTCACCATAAGCGCCCTGCTGTATTACGTAAGCAGAACCTGCCCATTACCCCTCAGATGCTATGGACCATTAAACAGCTTATGGGGTGTAACCGGAAAGGATTGCTGAAAAGACTCTTCCTGGAAGCGCGTATCATAGACCTGTTTATGATGCAGGTAGAACAATTTGAGTTGTATGGAGATACAGCCGTGACCACTACGCTCAGTAAAAAAGACCTGCCGAAGATACATTATGCCCGGCACCTGCTGCTGGAGCATCTGCAACAGCCCCTGTCTATTATGGAGCTGGCGCGTAGTGCCGGTATCAATGATTTTAAACTGAAAAAAGGATTCAAGGAAGTATTTGGTACAACTGTATTTGGCTTCGTTCATGAAACCAGGATGCAACATGCCAAAGAAAAACTGCTGGACGGAGAAATGAATATCAGTGAAGTAGCCGACTATACCGGCTATAAAAACAGGACACATTTTACCACTGCTTTCAAAAAGCATTTTGGCTTTTTACCAAGTGAGCTGCGGAAATAA
- a CDS encoding glycerophosphodiester phosphodiesterase family protein, which produces MKYCFFIVLLICSTWHFTNAQTTEPAKGNIDLILNDFHQRPDRIMVAAHRAAHTHYPENSLAAINEAIRQGIDIVELDVRQTKDSVLVLMHDETLKRTTGRKGKVSSFTYEELKQLRLLHNGQPTTEKIPTFEEALLLAKGNIIIDVDFKADDPGAARRTCALIAATGTAKQVMFFLYDPKYVPFLQGIDKQIYIMPKAHDAAETAAILGMGKFPAIHVDPSFYTDDLMNTIRAAGSRVWINALGESDDMERVAPNTGFDLLLSKYKRSNIIQTDLPEQLLRYLREKGLHQ; this is translated from the coding sequence ATGAAATACTGTTTTTTTATTGTGTTGCTCATATGCAGTACCTGGCATTTCACCAACGCACAAACGACTGAACCAGCCAAAGGGAACATAGATCTGATCTTAAACGATTTCCACCAACGTCCTGACCGGATCATGGTGGCAGCTCACCGGGCAGCACATACGCATTATCCGGAAAACTCACTGGCAGCCATCAACGAAGCAATCAGACAAGGTATTGACATTGTGGAACTCGATGTACGGCAGACCAAAGACAGCGTACTGGTACTGATGCACGACGAAACGCTCAAACGTACTACCGGCCGCAAAGGGAAAGTGAGCAGCTTTACCTACGAAGAACTGAAACAATTGCGTTTATTGCATAACGGACAACCTACTACGGAAAAGATACCTACTTTCGAAGAAGCCTTATTGCTGGCAAAAGGAAATATCATCATCGATGTGGATTTCAAGGCAGATGATCCGGGAGCTGCCCGGCGGACATGCGCATTGATAGCGGCCACAGGTACTGCCAAACAGGTCATGTTCTTTCTCTATGATCCTAAGTATGTGCCTTTCCTGCAGGGTATCGACAAGCAGATATACATTATGCCGAAAGCGCATGATGCGGCGGAAACTGCGGCTATTTTAGGCATGGGTAAGTTCCCGGCCATTCATGTGGATCCCTCCTTTTATACAGATGACCTGATGAACACCATCCGCGCTGCGGGATCACGGGTATGGATCAACGCATTGGGCGAATCTGACGATATGGAAAGAGTTGCTCCCAATACAGGATTCGATCTTTTACTGTCAAAATATAAGCGCTCCAATATTATCCAGACAGATTTACCGGAACAACTGCTCCGCTATTTAAGGGAAAAAGGGTTACACCAATAG
- a CDS encoding RagB/SusD family nutrient uptake outer membrane protein, which translates to MSFTKRLHILTAISFCTLFTACSLEEKDLYKPVPEAIYSNPAGISNGVTGVYSKLRSLYGSQKGFTANMMGTDIFQHGKDGGYKFMDDYSAALNPSNDYLNDIWNDCYAGINAANTVLDKIDAVAMDDKLKNQFKAETRFLRAHYYYWLTLQFGDVVYTAHETKGVVTDAGRTAKETIWKNMLEDTQFAVDVLNWTAAEYGRVTKGAALQQLAKIKLLLKDNDGAATAAIKIIKEGPYQLVKTYGNLFEYNNQRNTEIVFAVQYLNNALFNDDGNQGHAFFTPAYDQFAGLKRDLEQGGRPYTRFRPTDFFRNLFDPNDARFEVTFRYSWTYNNSATLPAGKKIGDTVVWQIAPGINSLMAPNNDNMHWAIRKHDDPTRASVQDLKGFRDFFVYRLADTYLLAAEALTLAGKPNEALPYFNAVRTRAAKPGKQLPEVTPGQLNIDQILDERARELGSEDMRWMDLARTGKLIERVKKYNPNAVSIKDYHVLRPIPQAQIDLSTITFPQNKGYF; encoded by the coding sequence ATGTCTTTTACTAAACGACTTCATATACTTACCGCCATTTCCTTTTGCACGCTCTTTACCGCTTGCAGCCTGGAAGAAAAAGACCTGTACAAACCTGTACCGGAAGCCATCTACAGCAACCCTGCCGGCATCTCCAATGGGGTTACCGGCGTATATAGCAAATTAAGATCTCTGTACGGATCCCAGAAAGGATTTACGGCCAACATGATGGGTACCGATATTTTCCAGCATGGAAAAGACGGGGGATATAAATTCATGGATGACTACTCTGCTGCGCTCAATCCATCCAATGATTATCTCAATGACATCTGGAATGATTGTTACGCCGGTATCAATGCTGCCAATACGGTTCTCGACAAGATCGACGCGGTGGCGATGGACGATAAACTCAAAAACCAATTTAAGGCAGAAACCCGTTTTCTTCGCGCGCACTACTATTACTGGCTGACGCTCCAGTTTGGCGATGTGGTGTATACCGCCCATGAAACCAAGGGAGTGGTCACCGATGCCGGCAGAACTGCCAAAGAAACCATCTGGAAAAATATGCTGGAGGATACCCAATTTGCGGTCGATGTACTGAACTGGACTGCTGCAGAATACGGCCGGGTAACCAAAGGTGCTGCCCTGCAGCAATTGGCCAAAATCAAGCTGCTGCTGAAAGATAATGATGGCGCTGCCACTGCGGCCATCAAAATAATTAAGGAAGGGCCTTATCAGTTGGTAAAGACTTATGGTAACCTGTTCGAGTACAACAATCAGCGTAACACAGAGATCGTATTTGCGGTACAGTACCTGAACAACGCTTTGTTTAATGACGATGGTAATCAGGGGCACGCTTTCTTTACACCTGCCTATGATCAGTTTGCCGGTTTAAAACGCGACCTGGAACAAGGTGGACGTCCTTATACCCGGTTCCGGCCTACTGATTTCTTCCGGAATCTGTTTGATCCCAATGATGCCCGCTTTGAGGTAACTTTCAGGTACTCCTGGACCTATAACAACAGCGCTACCTTACCGGCAGGAAAAAAGATAGGCGACACCGTAGTCTGGCAAATTGCGCCGGGTATTAATTCTTTGATGGCGCCTAACAATGATAACATGCACTGGGCGATCAGAAAACACGACGATCCTACCCGCGCCAGTGTACAGGATCTGAAAGGATTCCGTGACTTTTTTGTATACCGGTTGGCAGACACTTACCTGCTGGCGGCGGAAGCACTTACCCTGGCAGGAAAGCCCAATGAAGCACTTCCTTACTTCAACGCAGTGAGAACCAGGGCTGCGAAACCCGGCAAACAATTACCGGAAGTGACACCCGGCCAGCTGAATATAGACCAGATTCTGGACGAACGCGCCCGGGAACTGGGTAGTGAAGATATGCGCTGGATGGATCTTGCCCGCACAGGTAAGCTGATAGAAAGAGTGAAGAAATATAATCCCAATGCGGTGAGTATAAAGGACTATCACGTATTGCGCCCTATTCCGCAGGCACAGATAGATCTTTCCACCATCACATTCCCACAGAACAAAGGATATTTTTAA
- a CDS encoding cytochrome P450: protein MHNINFFSEDYQENPYYYYQQMHAHYPLFYHEPTDSYVISLFEDVERAFKDPIFTSQNYSWQVEPLHGVVMIQMEGREHAKTRNVVVPSFRGKELMEQTLPLIKQNAAALIAAFNGRDVVDLRNEFTNVFPIKVIVDMLGLPGEDLHLFHRWYSCFARHFENIANIQEILDIALAARDEFRLYMSKVIDERMEQPGTDLLSVVCTSAIDGVEMTKDRIMGFCASLLQAGGETTDKALANMFRNLLLNPDQLALLRQDKSLLDRAITESLRYSPPAHMIYRVTSEKVKVTGGEIPANATVVCMLGAANRDASKFENPDEFNILRKEIDPKTAYSGASGISSFGFGRHFCVGAQLAKMEMQVAVEALLDHMAEFEFADNKVPREIGIFTRYPENMSIRYKARQ from the coding sequence ATGCATAATATTAACTTCTTCTCTGAAGATTATCAGGAAAATCCTTATTACTATTATCAGCAAATGCATGCACACTATCCGCTTTTTTATCATGAACCTACGGATAGTTATGTTATCAGTTTATTTGAGGATGTAGAACGGGCATTTAAAGATCCCATTTTTACCAGTCAAAACTATTCCTGGCAGGTGGAGCCTTTGCATGGCGTAGTGATGATACAGATGGAAGGACGGGAACACGCCAAAACCCGCAATGTCGTGGTGCCTTCCTTCCGTGGCAAAGAGCTGATGGAGCAAACCCTCCCGTTGATAAAACAAAACGCGGCGGCACTCATCGCAGCTTTTAACGGACGGGATGTAGTGGACCTGCGGAATGAATTTACCAATGTTTTTCCCATTAAAGTGATTGTGGATATGCTGGGCTTACCTGGCGAAGACTTGCACCTTTTCCATAGATGGTATAGCTGTTTTGCCCGGCATTTCGAGAATATCGCCAATATTCAGGAAATCCTGGATATTGCCTTGGCTGCCAGGGATGAATTCCGGCTATATATGAGCAAAGTGATTGATGAGCGCATGGAGCAACCAGGCACTGATTTACTATCCGTTGTATGCACCTCCGCTATAGATGGGGTAGAAATGACTAAAGACAGGATCATGGGATTCTGTGCTTCCTTACTGCAAGCCGGTGGAGAAACAACGGATAAAGCGCTGGCCAATATGTTCCGCAATTTGCTGTTAAACCCCGATCAGCTGGCCCTGCTGCGGCAAGACAAATCCCTGCTGGATCGCGCGATTACAGAATCGCTGCGTTACTCCCCGCCTGCACATATGATTTACCGGGTGACCAGTGAGAAAGTAAAGGTGACCGGCGGCGAAATCCCGGCGAATGCCACGGTGGTCTGCATGTTGGGAGCTGCCAACCGCGATGCTTCCAAATTTGAAAATCCGGATGAATTTAATATTCTCCGAAAAGAGATTGATCCCAAAACCGCTTACTCCGGTGCATCCGGTATCAGTTCCTTTGGTTTTGGCCGTCACTTCTGTGTAGGCGCCCAGTTAGCTAAAATGGAAATGCAGGTAGCCGTGGAAGCCCTGCTGGACCATATGGCCGAATTTGAATTTGCAGATAATAAAGTACCCAGAGAGATAGGCATATTCACCCGGTATCCGGAAAATATGTCGATCCGGTATAAGGCCCGGCAGTAA